GCAGCCCGTTTCGCCCGCAGTTCATGCGAAAAATGGCGCCGAAGCCCTCAGCGATAATCGCGCGGATGCCAAAATCGGTGAGTGCCCACACGGCGTGCTCACGAGATGAGCCGCAGCCAAAGTTGCGGCCGCTCAGCAGAATGCTGGCGTCGCGGTAAGCTGGCTGATTAAGCACGAAGTTTTCGGCCGGCCCGATTTTCTGGCTGCCGTCGTAGCGGTAGCGCCAGCCGGCAAACAGGCCTGCGCCGAGACCGCTCTTGCTCACCCGCTTCATTTCTCGGGACGGGATCAGCTGATCGGTATCGATGTTGTCCTGCATGATCGGGGCGGCGACGCCCTGGTGCACCGTAAACGCCCTCATGCCGCTGCCTCCTGATATTGGCGCACGTCCGCGATGCATCCGGCGACAGCCGCGGCGGCCACCGACGCCGGGCTGGCGAGGTGGGTGCGGGTGCGGGGGC
This genomic interval from Pseudomonadota bacterium contains the following:
- the leuD gene encoding 3-isopropylmalate dehydratase small subunit produces the protein MRAFTVHQGVAAPIMQDNIDTDQLIPSREMKRVSKSGLGAGLFAGWRYRYDGSQKIGPAENFVLNQPAYRDASILLSGRNFGCGSSREHAVWALTDFGIRAIIAEGFGAIFRMNCGRNGLLAIDLPADEIAALRRFCEVDPQANQLTVDLTNNRVEAGDLHSFSFKIDEADRHMLLNGLDFIDFSLQFQDDINRFAEAYRQQHSWAVLPASSNGD